The following are encoded together in the Astyanax mexicanus isolate ESR-SI-001 chromosome 8, AstMex3_surface, whole genome shotgun sequence genome:
- the LOC103021543 gene encoding zinc finger protein OZF isoform X1: MSEGEQSQILESSSSEIRSDYHCSDCGKSFTLKDYYEMHQCVKNGEQPYQFSEFGESFTEQDHLQQFQHLMHQCPECGMSFRQQRDLERHQRIHTGERPYPCLECGKSFTLPNDLQRHQRIHTEEKPYLCSECGKTFREGGALSRHQRIHTGEKPYQCPDCGMSFTLKGNLQAHQRIHSEEKPYICTECGKTFRQGGDLRRHHRIHTGEKPYQCLECGKSFNLQSHLKTHQRIHTEERPYACSECEKSFRLLGALKRHQRIHTGEKPYQCPECGKSFNILSNFQSHLRIHTKEKPYACPECGKTFRDAGNFRRHQLLHTGERPYQCLECGKSFSQQSNLQAHQRLHTGEKPYQCTECGKSFAQHSNLQEHLRIHTGEMPYYCAECGKNFRHSNSLRIHKCTKKEAGPKLNDGDRIATGEEFLVTREIYKQEPEESETDGVAEISVD, encoded by the coding sequence ATGTCTGAAGGTGAACAAAGCCAAATACTGGAGAGTTCCAGCAGCGAGATCAGATCAGATtaccactgttcagactgtgggaagagttttacccTGAAGGATTATTATGAAATGCACCAGTGCGTTAAAAATGGAGAGCAACCGTATCAATTCTCTGAGTTCGGGGAAAGTTTTACAGAACAGGATCATCTCCAACAATTCCAGCACCTTATGCATCAGTGCCCGGAGTGCGGGATGAGTTTTAGACAACAGCGTGATCTCGAACGACACCAgcgaattcataccggagagaggCCATATCCGTGTTTAGAGTGCGGAAAGAGTTTTACCTTACCGAACgatctccaacgacaccagcgtattcacaccgAAGAAAAGCCATATctctgctcagagtgcgggaaaACCTTTAGGGAGGGTGGTGCCCTCAGTAGGCACCAACgtattcatactggagagaaaccgtatcagtgtccAGACTGCGGTATGAGTTTTACTTTAAAGGGTAATCTCCAAGCCCACCAAAGGATTCATTCGGAAGAAAAGCCGTATATCTGCACAGAGTGTGGGAAAACGTTTAGGCAGGGTGGTGACCTCCGAAGGCACCatcgcattcacaccggagagaaaccgtatcagtgcttaGAGTGTGGAAAGAGCTTTAATttacagagtcatctcaaaaccCACCAGAGAATTCACACTGAAGAAAGACCGTACGCCTGCTCAGAGTGCGAGAAATCATTCAGACTGCTTGGTGCTCTCAAGAGGCACCAACgtattcacaccggagagaaaccgtatcaatgcccGGAGTGTGGAAAGAGCTTTAATATACTGAGTAATTTCCAATCACACCTTCGCATTCACACTAAAGAAAAGCCGTACGCCTGTCCGGAGTGCGGGAAAACCTTTAGGGATGCTGGGAACTTCAGAAGGCATCAACTCCTTCATACTGGAGAGAGGCCATATCAGTGCTTAGAATGTGGTAAAAGCTTCagtcaacagagtaatctccagGCTCACCAGCGtcttcacaccggagagaaaccgtaccagTGCACcgagtgcgggaagagcttcgCCCAGCATAGCAATCTGCAAGAACATCTGCGGATTCATACCGGAGAGATGCCATATTACTGTGCAGAGTGTGGGAAAAACTTCAGACATTCGAACTCTTTAAGGATTCACAAATGTACGAAGAAAGAGGCGGGACCAAAACTAAACGATGGGGACAGAATCGCAACGGGGGAGGAGTTTTTAGTTACTAGAGAAATCTACAAACAGGAGCCGGAGGAATCAGAGACGGACGGCGTGGCAGAAATTAGCGTTGACTAA